The following are from one region of the Flavobacteriaceae bacterium UJ101 genome:
- a CDS encoding putative HIT-like protein (Contains 1 HIT domain.) yields the protein MASIFTKIINREIPATIIAEDEKHIAFLDIMPLSKGHTLCIPKKEVDKLFDLSKEDYNALMDFTYTVSKALEQAIPCKRVGMAVLGLEVPHAHVHLVPLQSEGDLNFSNKRLSFTPDEILKIQKDIQSYL from the coding sequence ATGGCTTCTATTTTCACTAAAATTATTAATCGAGAAATCCCTGCAACCATTATTGCAGAAGATGAAAAACATATTGCTTTTTTAGATATTATGCCTTTAAGTAAAGGGCATACTTTATGTATTCCTAAAAAAGAAGTTGATAAATTATTTGATTTATCTAAAGAAGATTATAATGCATTAATGGATTTCACTTATACAGTATCAAAGGCATTAGAGCAAGCAATTCCTTGCAAGCGTGTTGGAATGGCTGTTTTAGGTTTAGAAGTTCCACACGCACATGTACATTTAGTACCTTTACAATCAGAAGGAGATTTAAATTTTTCTAATAAGCGATTAAGCTTTACTCCTGATGAAATTTTAAAAATCCAAAAAGATATTCAATCGTATTTATAA
- a CDS encoding transcription elongation factor GreA (Necessary for efficient RNA polymerase transcription elongation past template-encoded arresting sites. The arresting sites in DNA have the property of trapping a certain fraction of elongating RNA polymerases that pass through, resulting in locked ternary complexes. Cleavage of the nascent transcript by cleavage factors such as GreA or GreB allows the resumption of elongation from the new 3'terminus. GreA releases sequences of 2 to 3 nucleotides; Belongs to the GreA/GreB family.) — protein MATQYITQEGLDNLRAELHQLEAIERPKISQQIAEARDKGDLSENAEYDAAKEAQGLLEMKISKLKDVIASSRVINDDLIDTSKVSILTKVSLKNLANNSKITYSLVPDSEADLKLMKISVNTPIAKGLLGKKEGEIAEITLPNGNVLKLEVLSIEKA, from the coding sequence ATGGCAACACAGTATATCACTCAGGAAGGACTTGATAATTTAAGGGCCGAATTGCACCAATTAGAGGCAATAGAACGTCCTAAAATATCACAACAAATTGCAGAGGCACGTGATAAAGGAGATTTGTCTGAAAATGCAGAATATGATGCTGCAAAAGAAGCACAAGGTCTTTTAGAAATGAAAATTTCTAAATTAAAGGATGTTATTGCTTCCTCACGTGTTATTAATGATGATTTGATTGACACATCCAAAGTTTCTATTTTGACTAAAGTTTCTTTAAAGAACTTAGCCAACAATTCTAAAATTACTTATTCTTTAGTTCCAGATAGTGAGGCTGATTTAAAATTAATGAAGATTTCGGTCAACACCCCTATTGCTAAAGGATTACTAGGTAAAAAAGAAGGTGAAATTGCTGAAATTACATTACCTAATGGAAATGTTCTAAAATTAGAAGTCTTATCTATTGAAAAAGCATAA